From Clostridium sp. SY8519:
GTATTCCGCTGGCAGATCCGTAATTTCCCGCGATCAGCCGGAGTTTTCCGTGTTCCAGCGGAAATTCCTGAATTTCCTCTCGCAGGATTCCATGATAAAAGGGAGGTGCCTGCATCTTGTCCTTCGCCGGAAGATTCAGCCAAAGCTGCACTCCCAGCATCCGCTCCGCCGGCTGCGGCATTTCTTCGTGAAACGCGCCGGATCCGGCCGTCAGCCACTGGGCCTCTCCGTCACGGATGGCCGCTTCTGTTCCCAGATGGTCCCGGTGCACAATTTTTCCCCGGGATAAAAAGGTCACTGTCTCGATGCCCCTGTGGGGATGCATCGGAAATCCGGCTGTATAATCAGCCGGATCGGCAGAGTCAAACGCATCCAGCATCAGAAACGGATCATACATCTCTGCCGTCTGGTTTCCCAGTACACGCACCAGACTGACACCTGCGCCATCGGTCGTTCTGGTTCCTGTCACCTGATGAATTACTTTTTTCTCCATATATCTGTCCTTTCCCGCAGAAACAGTCCGGTCAGCTTCCCGATCTGCCGCCGCTTCCTGAAAACAAACGCTTTCTTACCACGGGATCTGTCGAATCCCGTTTCAATCGGTCTGACTAAATGTGTAAGACTGGATCATATATTATTGGACTGTTTTTGTCAAGTATGTATTCCGAAATGTCTCCTCCTCTATCTTCCAAAATGTCTTTCCCCTTATGCTCTGCTTCTTTTTCCCGATCTGCTCCCTCCCCCTTAACAAGCGGTCCGAAATCTAGTATGATAAATTGGATTTATATCGAAACAACTTGGCAGAAATGGAGGCTTTCATGAAAATCATTGTCTTAGACGGATATACGGAAAACCCCGGCGATCTTTCCTGGGACGGCCTGCGGGCCCTGGGGGAACTTACCGTATACGACCGCACTTTATCCGCGGCGGATGCCATTGCCCGCATCCGTGACGCCGAAATCGTCTTTACCAACAAAACCCCTGTGACCGCAGAGGTGATCCGTGCCTGTCCCGGGATGCGCTACATCGGCGTACTGGCCACAGGATACAATGTTGTGGATCTTGCTGCTGCCGCCGAGGCCGGCGTCACCGTAACCAATATCCCCTCCTACGGCACAGAATCCGTTGCCCAGTTTACCATTGCCCTGCTGCTGGAACTCTGCCATCACATCGGCGCCCATTCCGACAGTGTCCGACGGGGGGACTGGGAACGCTGCCCGGATTTCTGCTACTGGAATTATCCTATGATGGAATTAAACGGAAAAACCCTGGGCATCATCGGCTTCGGGCGCATCGGTCAGCGGGTTGCCCAGATTGCACGCGCCTTCGGCATGAATATCCTGGCCAATGCCAATCACCCGGATCCTTCCCTGGAGGATACCCACTGCCACTACACAGACCTGAACCGGCTTCTGGCGGAATCCGATGTGATATCCCTTCACTGCCCTCTCAATGACAGCACCCGGGAACTCATCAACCGCCACACCATTGCCCGGATGAAAGACGGCGCCCTGCTGATCAATTCCTCCCGGGGCGGCCTTGTCAACGAATCTGACCTCCGCGGCGCCCTGGACAGCGGAAAACTGGGCGGAGCTGCAGCAGATGTGGTCTCAGCCGAACCCATCCGCAGTGACAATCCCCTGCTGAACGCCCGCAACATGATCCTGACACCCCATATCGCCTGGGCGCCCCGGGA
This genomic window contains:
- a CDS encoding D-2-hydroxyacid dehydrogenase; its protein translation is MKIIVLDGYTENPGDLSWDGLRALGELTVYDRTLSAADAIARIRDAEIVFTNKTPVTAEVIRACPGMRYIGVLATGYNVVDLAAAAEAGVTVTNIPSYGTESVAQFTIALLLELCHHIGAHSDSVRRGDWERCPDFCYWNYPMMELNGKTLGIIGFGRIGQRVAQIARAFGMNILANANHPDPSLEDTHCHYTDLNRLLAESDVISLHCPLNDSTRELINRHTIARMKDGALLINSSRGGLVNESDLRGALDSGKLGGAAADVVSAEPIRSDNPLLNARNMILTPHIAWAPREARQRLMDLAVSNLEAYLAGKPVNVVS
- a CDS encoding pirin family protein, which codes for MEKKVIHQVTGTRTTDGAGVSLVRVLGNQTAEMYDPFLMLDAFDSADPADYTAGFPMHPHRGIETVTFLSRGKIVHRDHLGTEAAIRDGEAQWLTAGSGAFHEEMPQPAERMLGVQLWLNLPAKDKMQAPPFYHGILREEIQEFPLEHGKLRLIAGNYGSASGIQGRYLPLDYYDIFLDPRGSVTLDLPEGRSAMVFTLEGDAMVSGTHVAAKTAAKLGEGDQVTVAALDEPIEILFMSSVRLEEPVAWYGPIVMNTTDEMITAVDEINAGTFVKQEAGYENR